One genomic region from Desulfuromonas sp. TF encodes:
- a CDS encoding TIR domain-containing protein — MTELSTTMAKLSGIQKAVESVMNENVSRARGRGEVLTRANFQPDLVEHYFTQAAALVDKLKKLLPGLYGDFQTINTEPETEMAPSGPEQKVVWHYSRRQTEKLVRDIEQIFELRANSELEQPKIESQRRVFISHGQSDEWRKVQPFIEKDVKLQTIELAQEPNAGRTIIEKLIDNSIRCDSAVIVMTGDDFTKEEEARVRENVMHEIGFFQGSYGRKKVILLHEEGVNIPSNLSGVAYIPFPKDNIEAGFHVLQRELKAIYNL, encoded by the coding sequence ATGACTGAGCTCTCCACAACAATGGCAAAACTTTCAGGCATCCAAAAAGCTGTAGAATCTGTCATGAATGAAAATGTTAGTCGCGCCAGGGGAAGAGGTGAAGTTCTAACTCGAGCAAATTTTCAACCAGACCTGGTAGAACACTACTTCACACAAGCAGCAGCGCTAGTTGATAAATTAAAAAAACTATTGCCAGGTTTATATGGGGATTTTCAAACCATAAACACAGAGCCTGAGACTGAAATGGCCCCTAGCGGTCCAGAACAAAAAGTTGTATGGCATTATTCTCGCCGTCAGACTGAAAAATTAGTTCGAGATATTGAGCAAATATTTGAGTTACGCGCTAATAGTGAATTGGAACAACCAAAGATAGAATCACAGCGAAGAGTTTTTATTTCACATGGCCAGTCAGATGAATGGCGAAAGGTTCAGCCTTTTATTGAAAAAGACGTGAAACTACAAACCATTGAGCTGGCGCAAGAACCAAACGCTGGACGTACTATTATTGAAAAACTTATCGATAACTCAATCCGTTGCGATAGTGCCGTTATTGTAATGACGGGAGATGACTTTACCAAAGAAGAAGAGGCTCGAGTCAGAGAAAACGTCATGCATGAAATTGGCTTTTTTCAAGGCTCTTACGGCAGGAAGAAAGTTATATTACTCCATGAAGAAGGAGTGAATATACCTTCCAATTTATCTGGGGTAGCATATATCCCATTTCCAAAAGACAATATAGAAGCTGGGTTTCATGTTCTACAACGAGAGCTAAAGGCTATTTACAATTTATGA